One region of Mycolicibacterium lutetiense genomic DNA includes:
- a CDS encoding DUF6541 family protein gives MGFGFGVLIALLLLVIPGALIARAGGLTVPTAVAMGPALTYGTVALAIVPLGAIGLPWNTWTALFAVAVVAAVAAGLRRALDRFRDADADASGVATRPATVVAAGVVLGAVLIAAAAFAGLAHWQSIPSTWDSVWHANTIRWVLETGQASPTHMGELRNVETHEALYYPSAFHALAAIYCQLTGAAATTAYTVSSVTAAVWLFPVSAAVLTWKIVRPHTCEMRTSVAAGTAAALAASFTAVPYVEFDVAAMPNLAAYGLAVPVFALIASTPAHRDRIGLAVLATVGVFSVHLTGGVVIALLVGVWWLADALWRPVRGRLSDFLALAAVAVPTLLILLPQFLAVLQQADIIVGHAFVNHLGKKHSLIAAVLQHTRHLNDFPIQNALIALAALGGLVMLVKKIWWPLAVWLLVIASIVHSGAPFGGPLGVITGTFSDLFYSDPRRLSAVITLLYTPMAAIGLGTLVLLGAAALRRAGAPPAWIRATAAVALVATTVGLAWHYFPRHKYLFGQKYDSVMIDAKDLEAFAYLATLPDAHTTLIGDANTDGTAWMYAVSGLHPLWTHYDYPVQQGPGYHRFIFWAYADDADTDPRVAEAVEALNIRYVITSTPVVRGFVMPDGLVSLDSSRSWEKIYDNGEDRIYRWLGQNAATKTTQETTGRP, from the coding sequence GTGGGCTTCGGGTTCGGAGTGCTAATCGCACTGTTGTTGCTGGTGATACCCGGGGCGCTGATTGCCAGGGCGGGTGGACTGACCGTGCCGACGGCGGTCGCGATGGGTCCAGCCTTGACCTACGGCACCGTCGCGTTGGCGATCGTTCCACTCGGGGCCATCGGCTTGCCGTGGAACACGTGGACGGCATTGTTTGCTGTAGCCGTCGTTGCCGCCGTCGCGGCCGGACTACGGCGGGCGCTGGACCGCTTTCGCGACGCCGACGCCGACGCATCGGGCGTTGCCACGCGGCCCGCGACAGTGGTTGCCGCCGGCGTAGTGCTGGGTGCGGTGTTGATCGCTGCCGCCGCATTCGCCGGACTCGCGCACTGGCAATCCATCCCCAGCACCTGGGACTCGGTGTGGCACGCCAACACCATTCGGTGGGTCCTCGAGACCGGCCAGGCCTCTCCGACCCACATGGGTGAACTCCGCAACGTCGAGACCCACGAGGCGCTCTACTACCCGTCGGCCTTCCACGCCCTGGCCGCCATCTACTGCCAGCTCACCGGAGCCGCCGCGACCACCGCGTACACCGTGAGTTCGGTTACCGCCGCGGTGTGGCTGTTCCCGGTCAGCGCCGCGGTGCTGACGTGGAAGATAGTGCGCCCGCACACCTGCGAGATGCGCACTTCGGTCGCTGCGGGCACCGCCGCGGCACTCGCCGCGTCGTTCACCGCGGTGCCCTACGTCGAATTCGACGTCGCCGCGATGCCCAACCTGGCGGCCTACGGCCTCGCGGTACCCGTGTTCGCCCTGATCGCCTCGACACCGGCACACCGCGACCGCATCGGCCTGGCCGTACTCGCCACGGTCGGCGTCTTCTCGGTCCACCTCACCGGTGGCGTGGTGATCGCGCTGCTGGTGGGCGTCTGGTGGCTGGCGGATGCGCTGTGGCGGCCGGTGCGCGGCCGACTGTCCGACTTCCTGGCGCTGGCCGCCGTCGCGGTGCCGACCCTGCTGATCCTGCTCCCCCAGTTCCTCGCGGTCCTTCAACAGGCCGACATCATCGTCGGCCACGCCTTCGTCAACCACCTCGGCAAGAAGCACTCGCTGATCGCCGCCGTCCTCCAACACACCCGCCACCTCAACGACTTCCCGATCCAGAACGCACTCATCGCCCTGGCCGCCCTCGGCGGCCTGGTCATGCTGGTGAAGAAGATCTGGTGGCCGCTGGCGGTGTGGCTGCTCGTGATCGCGTCGATCGTGCATTCCGGCGCCCCGTTCGGCGGGCCGCTGGGCGTCATCACCGGCACGTTCAGCGACCTGTTCTACAGCGATCCGCGCCGACTGTCGGCAGTGATCACGTTGCTGTACACACCGATGGCCGCCATCGGTCTGGGCACGCTGGTCCTGCTGGGCGCCGCTGCCCTGCGCCGGGCCGGCGCCCCGCCGGCGTGGATCCGTGCGACGGCCGCCGTCGCACTGGTCGCCACCACCGTGGGACTGGCCTGGCACTACTTCCCGCGGCACAAGTACCTGTTCGGGCAGAAGTACGACTCGGTGATGATCGACGCCAAGGATCTGGAAGCCTTCGCCTACCTGGCCACGCTTCCCGATGCCCACACCACGCTGATCGGCGACGCCAACACCGACGGCACCGCCTGGATGTATGCGGTTTCGGGGCTGCATCCGCTCTGGACCCACTACGACTACCCGGTACAACAGGGCCCCGGGTACCACCGGTTCATCTTCTGGGCGTACGCCGACGACGCGGACACCGATCCCCGGGTTGCCGAGGCCGTGGAGGCGCTCAACATTCGCTACGTGATCACCAGCACCCCGGTGGTTCGCGGGTTCGTCATGCCCGACGGACTAGTGTCGCTAGACAGCTCACGGTCGTGGGAGAAGATCTACGACAACGGTGAGGACCGCATCTACCGCTGGCTCGGACAGAACGCGGCGACCAAGACGACCCAAGAAACGACGGGAAGGCCATGA
- a CDS encoding cysteine desulfurase-like protein, whose translation MAYDVARVRGLHPSLGDGWVHFDAQNGMLVPDSVATTVSTAFRGSMPTAVGPHPSARRSAAVLIAARQAIADLVNADPLGVVLGADRAQLLTALAEASSSRVGLGYEVVVTRLDDEANIAPWLRAANRYGAKVKWAEVDIETGELPSWQWEGLIDKPTRLVAISSASSTLGTVTDLSEVTKLTHEVGGMVVVDHSAAAPYRLIDINEIEADVVALNAVPWGGPPIGALVFRDPSMIDSLASVSLNPQATGPARLEVGMHQYGLLGGVVASIEYLSNLDDSASGSRRERLAVSMQSAGAYLDRLFEYLVVSLRSLPLVMVIGRPESQIPVLSFVVRDIPAERVVQRLADNGILAMSNARSRVLDVIGVNDIGGAVTVGLSHYSTGAEVDQLVRALASLG comes from the coding sequence ATGGCATACGACGTCGCCCGGGTGCGGGGTTTGCACCCGTCTCTGGGCGATGGGTGGGTCCACTTCGATGCCCAGAACGGCATGCTGGTGCCCGATTCCGTCGCGACGACGGTGTCCACCGCGTTCCGAGGCTCGATGCCCACGGCAGTGGGACCGCATCCATCGGCACGCCGCAGCGCGGCCGTCCTCATCGCTGCTCGCCAGGCCATCGCTGACCTGGTCAACGCCGATCCGCTCGGCGTGGTGCTCGGCGCAGACCGAGCTCAGTTGCTGACCGCGCTGGCCGAGGCGTCCTCGAGTCGGGTCGGGCTCGGCTACGAAGTGGTGGTCACCCGCCTGGATGACGAGGCGAATATCGCGCCCTGGTTGCGGGCCGCGAATCGCTATGGCGCCAAGGTGAAGTGGGCCGAGGTCGACATCGAGACGGGTGAGCTGCCGTCCTGGCAGTGGGAAGGCCTGATCGACAAGCCGACCCGGCTGGTGGCGATCTCGTCGGCGTCGTCGACGCTGGGGACCGTCACCGATCTGAGTGAAGTGACCAAGCTCACGCATGAGGTCGGCGGAATGGTCGTGGTCGACCACTCGGCCGCGGCGCCGTACCGGCTGATTGACATCAATGAGATCGAGGCCGACGTCGTCGCCCTCAACGCGGTGCCCTGGGGTGGCCCGCCGATCGGTGCCCTGGTGTTCCGTGACCCGTCGATGATCGACTCGTTGGCCTCGGTCTCGTTGAATCCCCAGGCGACCGGTCCGGCCCGCCTGGAGGTGGGCATGCACCAGTACGGCCTGCTGGGCGGCGTGGTGGCCAGTATCGAGTACCTGTCGAACCTCGATGATTCGGCCAGCGGCTCGCGGCGCGAACGCCTGGCTGTGTCGATGCAGTCGGCCGGCGCGTATCTGGACCGCCTGTTCGAGTACCTGGTGGTCTCGCTGCGCTCGTTGCCGTTGGTGATGGTGATCGGCAGGCCGGAGTCGCAGATCCCGGTGCTCAGCTTCGTGGTGCGGGACATCCCGGCCGAGCGGGTGGTGCAACGGTTGGCCGACAACGGCATCCTGGCGATGTCGAATGCCAGGTCGCGCGTGCTCGATGTGATCGGGGTGAACGACATCGGTGGGGCGGTGACCGTGGGGCTGTCGCACTACTCGACTGGGGCCGAGGTCGATCAGCTCGTGCGGGCCCTGGCCTCACTCGGCTAG
- a CDS encoding NAD(P)H-quinone oxidoreductase, with protein sequence MHAIAASIDGHLTWENVADVTPANDEILIRVHAAGVNRADLLQAAGKYPPPPGASEIIGLEVSGTVVALGADVTDWSVGQPVCALLAGGGYAEFVAVPAPQVLPLPDGVALGDAAGLPEVACTVWSNLVMTAGLTAGQLVLLHGGGSGIGTHAIQVARALGARVAVTAGSADKLALCRDLGADIAINYRDEDFAERIRAETGGAGADVILDIMGAAYLDRNIDALATEGRLVIIGMQGGIKAELNIAKLLGKRAGIIATSLRPRPVDGPGGKGEIVRAVHDNVWPMISDGRVRPIIGAELPIQQAQRAHELLASGEVSGKIVLTV encoded by the coding sequence ATGCATGCAATTGCCGCTTCCATCGACGGCCATCTGACCTGGGAAAACGTCGCTGATGTAACGCCAGCAAACGACGAGATTCTGATCCGAGTTCATGCCGCGGGCGTCAATCGAGCCGATCTGCTGCAGGCGGCGGGCAAGTATCCGCCCCCACCAGGCGCCAGTGAGATCATCGGACTGGAGGTGTCGGGCACCGTCGTCGCACTCGGCGCGGATGTTACCGACTGGTCAGTTGGGCAACCCGTGTGCGCATTGCTCGCCGGCGGCGGATACGCCGAGTTTGTCGCGGTTCCCGCCCCCCAGGTGCTGCCATTGCCCGATGGCGTTGCCCTGGGCGACGCCGCAGGCCTGCCCGAAGTGGCCTGCACGGTGTGGTCGAACCTCGTGATGACTGCGGGCCTGACAGCCGGCCAGCTCGTCCTGTTGCACGGCGGCGGCAGCGGCATCGGCACCCACGCCATCCAGGTGGCACGCGCGCTCGGAGCCCGGGTCGCCGTGACTGCGGGGTCGGCGGACAAGCTCGCTCTGTGCCGGGACCTGGGCGCCGACATCGCCATCAACTACCGCGACGAGGACTTCGCCGAACGGATCCGGGCCGAGACCGGCGGCGCGGGGGCCGACGTGATCCTCGACATCATGGGCGCGGCCTACCTGGACCGCAATATCGACGCTCTGGCCACCGAAGGACGCCTGGTGATCATCGGCATGCAGGGCGGCATCAAGGCCGAACTGAACATCGCCAAGCTCCTCGGTAAGCGGGCCGGGATCATCGCCACCTCGCTGCGCCCGCGCCCCGTCGACGGACCCGGCGGCAAGGGCGAGATCGTGCGGGCGGTGCACGACAATGTCTGGCCGATGATCTCCGACGGGCGGGTTCGGCCGATCATCGGCGCCGAACTGCCCATCCAGCAGGCCCAGCGGGCCCACGAACTGCTGGCGTCCGGTGAGGTGTCGGGAAAAATCGTGCTGACGGTCTAG
- a CDS encoding MarR family winged helix-turn-helix transcriptional regulator, translating into MVGMIAGRTAGDMPGLDIAEQRSWQNYLDSALRMYATLNRSLVDAHHLTLNDVRLLDILDKSSTGSARMGDLAERLMSLPSRVTRQIRRLEVQNLVTRCASPEDGRGVVATITEDGRVAVREAMVTYGQGVRAHFLGRLSRPQIAAMGENCRRISVALKSGSPPAHIGRV; encoded by the coding sequence ATGGTGGGGATGATTGCGGGGCGCACGGCGGGTGACATGCCGGGCCTGGACATCGCCGAGCAGAGGTCATGGCAGAACTACCTCGACTCGGCGCTACGTATGTATGCGACCTTGAACCGGTCGTTGGTGGACGCTCATCATCTGACGCTGAATGATGTGCGCCTGCTCGATATCTTGGACAAGTCGTCGACCGGGTCGGCGCGGATGGGTGACTTGGCCGAGCGGCTGATGTCTCTCCCCAGCCGAGTGACCCGGCAGATCCGGCGGCTGGAAGTTCAGAACCTGGTGACCAGGTGTGCCAGTCCGGAGGACGGGCGCGGTGTGGTCGCCACGATCACCGAAGACGGCCGGGTCGCGGTCCGCGAGGCGATGGTGACGTACGGGCAGGGCGTTCGCGCGCACTTTCTCGGCAGGCTCTCACGTCCGCAGATCGCGGCGATGGGCGAGAACTGCCGTCGCATCAGCGTGGCGCTGAAGAGCGGATCGCCGCCCGCTCACATCGGCAGGGTGTGA
- a CDS encoding IS481 family transposase, whose amino-acid sequence MSKARVVVLEIVSGHLSVSAAARTYGMSRQHIHRLLKRFREGGLEAVDPRSRRPASNPRAVSDEVITAIVLLREKLTAQGLDAGPITLQEHLAQQQLPVPSTSTIRRILHHHGLIAPQPHKRPRSSYHRFAAEQPNECWQSDFTHWTLADGTDIEILNWLDDHSRYLLYCTAFTRVSGPDIVASFTTLIDIYGPPASTLTDNGSVYTSRFTHGHNDFERLIASLGITQKNGRPGHPQTQGKIERFHQTLKRWLAARPRPSTLADLQHLLDEFRIIYNTERTHRALPAATTPAQAYTGRPKATPDAMIEHFRIRHDTVDQFGKLTLRHGSRLHHLGIGRRHAHTPVLIVVTTTNVTIISKTGYHLIAGHRINPDRNYWPNQQKTPAKRPGNSVTDDSTHV is encoded by the coding sequence ATGTCGAAAGCCCGCGTGGTGGTGTTGGAAATCGTCTCCGGTCATCTGTCGGTCAGCGCCGCGGCCCGTACCTACGGGATGTCCCGTCAACACATCCACCGACTGCTCAAACGTTTCCGGGAAGGCGGTCTGGAAGCCGTCGATCCCCGCTCTCGGCGCCCCGCCAGCAACCCCCGTGCAGTCAGCGATGAGGTCATCACCGCGATCGTGCTGCTGCGCGAAAAACTCACCGCACAAGGCCTCGACGCCGGCCCGATCACCCTGCAAGAACACCTGGCCCAACAACAGCTACCGGTGCCCTCGACCTCCACCATCCGACGCATCCTGCACCATCACGGACTGATCGCCCCGCAACCCCACAAACGGCCCCGCAGCTCCTATCACCGCTTCGCCGCCGAACAACCCAACGAATGCTGGCAGTCCGACTTCACCCACTGGACCCTGGCAGACGGCACCGACATCGAGATCCTCAACTGGCTCGATGACCACTCCCGATACCTGCTGTACTGCACCGCATTTACCCGCGTCAGCGGACCCGACATCGTGGCCAGTTTCACCACCCTCATCGACATCTACGGCCCGCCGGCATCCACCCTGACCGACAACGGATCGGTCTACACCTCACGATTCACCCACGGCCACAACGATTTCGAACGACTTATCGCCAGCCTGGGCATCACGCAAAAGAACGGACGCCCCGGCCACCCACAAACACAAGGCAAAATCGAACGCTTCCACCAAACCCTCAAACGCTGGCTGGCCGCCCGCCCCCGACCATCGACCCTGGCCGACCTGCAACACCTGCTCGACGAATTCCGCATCATCTACAACACCGAACGCACCCACCGAGCCCTGCCAGCCGCCACCACACCGGCGCAGGCCTACACCGGCCGACCCAAAGCCACCCCGGACGCAATGATCGAACACTTCCGCATCCGCCACGACACCGTCGATCAATTCGGCAAACTCACTCTGCGCCACGGCAGCCGACTACACCACCTGGGCATCGGACGCCGCCATGCCCATACCCCGGTACTCATTGTGGTCACCACCACCAACGTCACCATCATCAGCAAAACCGGATACCACCTCATCGCTGGCCACCGGATCAACCCCGACCGCAACTACTGGCCCAACCAACAAAAAACCCCGGCCAAAAGACCGGGGAATTCTGTAACCGATGACTCGACTCATGTGTAA
- a CDS encoding linear amide C-N hydrolase, which translates to MCTRVIWPEAGDAVLVGRNMDFHKDLMTNLWKQPRGVERDDAVSGKLTWTSKYGSVIASAFDLTSVDGINEAGLAGHILWLAESTYGEPDDTRTQLGQAIWMQYFLDNFSTVAEATAWIAETDVQVVQMDDPTGGVRPGLHLALDDATGDSAIIEYVDGKARVYHSRDYTVMTNSPTFDQQLELVKSFTGLGGDQPIPGSTLASDRFARASYYAGRLPKPSSQVEAIASMFSVIRNAAQPFRIPDPGKPDASQTIWQVVLDLTNKRYVYESTTRPNIVWVDLADLDFSEGSPQLKLDLIGELAVQGGIAGNVADKFADKGPMTFLSAKIMETLEAAAKH; encoded by the coding sequence ATGTGCACGCGAGTCATCTGGCCCGAAGCGGGCGATGCGGTTCTGGTCGGCAGGAACATGGACTTCCACAAGGACCTGATGACGAACCTGTGGAAGCAGCCCCGCGGTGTCGAGCGTGACGACGCGGTGTCGGGCAAGCTCACCTGGACCTCGAAGTACGGCAGCGTGATTGCCTCCGCCTTCGATCTCACCTCAGTGGACGGAATCAACGAGGCCGGCTTGGCGGGGCACATCCTGTGGCTGGCCGAATCCACCTACGGCGAGCCGGACGACACGCGCACCCAACTCGGCCAGGCCATCTGGATGCAGTACTTCCTGGACAACTTCTCCACCGTCGCCGAGGCGACCGCGTGGATCGCCGAGACCGACGTTCAGGTGGTCCAGATGGACGATCCCACCGGCGGCGTCCGACCCGGCCTGCACCTGGCGCTCGACGATGCGACCGGGGACTCGGCGATCATCGAGTACGTCGACGGCAAGGCCCGGGTGTATCACTCGAGGGACTACACGGTGATGACCAATTCACCGACCTTCGATCAGCAGCTGGAGCTGGTGAAGTCGTTCACCGGCCTCGGCGGCGACCAGCCGATCCCAGGCTCCACCCTGGCCAGCGACCGCTTCGCCCGGGCCAGCTACTACGCCGGCCGGCTGCCCAAGCCGTCCAGCCAGGTCGAGGCCATCGCGAGCATGTTCTCGGTGATCCGCAACGCCGCGCAGCCCTTCCGCATCCCCGATCCGGGCAAACCCGATGCCTCACAGACCATCTGGCAGGTGGTGCTCGACCTCACCAACAAGCGGTACGTCTACGAGTCCACCACCCGGCCCAACATCGTGTGGGTCGACCTCGCCGACCTCGACTTCTCCGAGGGCAGCCCGCAGCTCAAACTGGACCTGATCGGCGAGCTCGCGGTACAGGGCGGCATCGCCGGCAACGTGGCCGATAAGTTCGCGGACAAGGGTCCGATGACGTTCCTGTCCGCGAAGATCATGGAAACGCTGGAAGCGGCCGCTAAGCACTGA
- a CDS encoding acyl-ACP desaturase: MDAQSGVLHELEPVVASNLDRHLSMAREWFPHDYVPWSHGRDFAFLGGEDWRPEDSPLDPVAKVAMTVNLLTEDNLPSYHREIATRFSRDGAWGTWVGQWTAEEGRHSIALRDYLVVTRGVDPVELERLRMRHTVAGYDSGDKTPLAAMAYVSFQELATRVSHRNTGRASGCPIADQMLARIAADENLHMVFYRNLMAAALDMAPDDSMKAIRDEVVNFAMPGLGMADFAQNAITIAKAGIYDLRVHHDDVVQPVLRFWRIFDRTDFGPEGEKAREELAQFLEAVDERARFYEEKRERQRVGAAS; the protein is encoded by the coding sequence ATGGACGCCCAGAGCGGAGTGCTCCACGAACTGGAGCCGGTTGTCGCGAGCAACCTCGACCGGCATCTTTCGATGGCGCGGGAGTGGTTTCCGCACGACTACGTTCCGTGGAGCCACGGACGCGACTTCGCCTTCCTAGGTGGAGAGGACTGGCGGCCGGAGGACTCGCCGTTGGACCCCGTCGCCAAGGTGGCCATGACGGTCAACCTGCTCACCGAGGACAACCTGCCCTCCTATCACCGTGAGATCGCCACGCGGTTCTCCCGCGACGGCGCGTGGGGCACCTGGGTCGGGCAGTGGACGGCAGAAGAAGGCCGCCACAGCATCGCCTTACGCGACTACCTCGTCGTCACGCGTGGAGTGGATCCCGTTGAGCTGGAACGTCTTCGGATGAGACATACGGTCGCCGGATACGACTCGGGAGACAAGACGCCGCTGGCGGCAATGGCGTATGTGTCGTTCCAGGAGCTCGCCACGCGGGTATCGCACCGCAACACCGGGCGGGCATCAGGTTGTCCGATCGCCGATCAGATGCTCGCGCGGATCGCGGCCGACGAGAACCTGCACATGGTGTTCTACCGCAATCTCATGGCGGCAGCACTGGACATGGCGCCCGACGATTCGATGAAGGCCATCCGCGACGAGGTGGTGAACTTCGCGATGCCGGGTCTCGGGATGGCCGACTTCGCGCAGAACGCGATCACCATCGCCAAGGCCGGCATCTACGACCTGCGTGTCCATCACGACGACGTGGTGCAACCGGTGCTCCGCTTCTGGCGGATCTTCGATCGAACCGATTTCGGGCCCGAGGGGGAGAAGGCTCGCGAGGAGCTCGCCCAGTTCCTTGAGGCGGTCGATGAGCGGGCCCGGTTCTATGAGGAAAAGCGCGAGCGGCAGCGCGTCGGGGCCGCCTCGTAG
- a CDS encoding cutinase family protein, which yields MNRIGRWLAAVASSVFVAGGCIAAAGQASAESCADVQVVFARGTFEPPGAGGVGDAFVNALQARTGGKSVDVYPVNYPASLDFATAADGVADASNKVTATVAACPDTKIVLGGFSQGAAVAAYLTEDAVPQGFALPPSISGPLPAEVADHVAAVALFGKPSSGFLQMIYTGAPPITVGSRYAGKTDDLCIPEDPVCSPTGSDNNAHNLYAANGLTDQAADYVVGKLGIKQSDQNVDQSSAHR from the coding sequence ATGAACCGGATTGGTCGTTGGTTGGCGGCGGTGGCATCGTCGGTGTTCGTGGCAGGTGGATGCATCGCCGCTGCCGGTCAGGCTTCCGCGGAATCGTGTGCCGATGTGCAGGTTGTCTTCGCGCGGGGCACGTTCGAGCCACCGGGAGCCGGTGGCGTCGGGGATGCGTTCGTGAATGCGCTGCAGGCCAGGACCGGCGGTAAGTCCGTCGATGTCTACCCGGTGAATTACCCGGCGTCACTTGACTTTGCGACTGCGGCAGACGGCGTCGCCGACGCGAGCAACAAGGTCACGGCCACGGTGGCTGCGTGCCCCGACACCAAGATCGTGCTGGGCGGTTTCTCGCAGGGCGCTGCGGTGGCCGCCTACCTCACCGAGGATGCGGTGCCGCAGGGGTTCGCCTTGCCGCCGAGCATCAGCGGCCCGCTGCCTGCGGAGGTGGCCGACCATGTCGCCGCAGTGGCCCTGTTCGGCAAACCGTCGAGTGGCTTCCTGCAGATGATCTACACCGGTGCGCCGCCGATCACGGTCGGTTCCCGGTACGCCGGTAAGACCGATGACCTGTGCATCCCGGAGGACCCGGTGTGCTCGCCCACTGGCAGTGACAACAATGCGCACAACTTGTACGCAGCCAACGGGCTGACGGATCAGGCGGCCGATTACGTGGTCGGCAAACTGGGCATCAAGCAGTCGGACCAGAACGTGGATCAGTCGTCCGCACACCGGTGA
- the pdxR gene encoding MocR-like pyridoxine biosynthesis transcription factor PdxR, translated as MADSGTSSGPELLVELDRDSKQPLHRQLADGLRDAIRSGRLAPASRLPSTRVLSADLGVSRRLVVEAYGQLTAEGFLHSSQGGCTRVAAVDPVPAGRSDPDRTRPRFDIDFAPGSPDLASFPRQAWLRAMRQGLAEIESSAFGYVAPHGLPAARTAVADYLRRTRGVVADPRLIVLCSGATQAIALLARCLDGPIAVEDPGFWLHRMVLRHHGIDPMPIPVDDNGIDVAALAASAATTVLTTPAHQSPTGVVLSATRRTELLEWAQPGRLIIEDDYDAEYRYDRAPVGALQGVAPDRVVYLGSTSKTLAPGLRIGWMVVPAHLIDRLRTAKSLADTGSSVMDQIAFAQFVSSGGYDRHLRQMRRRYPARRNALLAALSRHLPQAEVLGAAAGVHLTVRFPAGFPIDDLTSRAGELRIRLEPLAPCYSDPATAPPGLILGYANLTESQIATGVQILGEVAR; from the coding sequence ATGGCAGATTCGGGTACCAGTTCCGGTCCGGAGCTGCTGGTCGAACTGGACCGGGACAGTAAGCAGCCATTGCACCGTCAACTCGCCGACGGGCTGCGCGACGCCATCCGGTCCGGCCGGTTGGCGCCGGCCTCGCGCCTGCCCTCCACCCGCGTGTTGTCCGCCGACCTCGGGGTGTCTCGCCGGCTCGTGGTCGAGGCCTACGGGCAACTGACCGCCGAGGGATTCCTGCACAGCAGCCAGGGCGGCTGCACCCGCGTCGCAGCCGTCGATCCCGTCCCCGCAGGCCGCTCCGATCCCGATCGCACCCGCCCCCGCTTCGACATCGACTTCGCCCCGGGTTCACCGGATCTCGCCAGCTTCCCGCGTCAAGCCTGGCTTCGGGCCATGCGTCAGGGCCTGGCCGAGATCGAATCCAGCGCATTCGGCTATGTCGCACCGCACGGGTTACCGGCCGCCCGGACCGCGGTGGCCGACTACCTGCGACGTACCCGCGGCGTCGTCGCCGACCCACGCCTCATCGTGTTGTGTTCGGGCGCAACGCAAGCCATAGCGCTGCTCGCTCGATGCCTGGACGGACCGATCGCGGTGGAGGATCCGGGATTCTGGCTGCATCGAATGGTGTTGCGGCACCACGGTATCGATCCGATGCCCATCCCGGTGGATGACAACGGCATCGACGTTGCGGCACTGGCAGCCAGTGCCGCGACCACTGTGCTGACCACGCCCGCCCACCAGTCACCGACCGGGGTGGTGCTCTCGGCTACCCGGCGCACCGAACTACTCGAATGGGCCCAGCCCGGACGGTTGATCATCGAGGACGACTACGACGCCGAGTACCGCTACGACCGGGCACCGGTGGGCGCACTGCAAGGGGTCGCGCCCGACCGGGTGGTGTACCTCGGCTCGACCAGCAAGACGCTGGCACCCGGACTGCGGATCGGCTGGATGGTGGTGCCCGCCCACCTGATCGATCGCCTCCGGACCGCGAAAAGCCTTGCCGACACCGGTAGTTCGGTGATGGATCAGATCGCGTTCGCCCAATTCGTGAGCTCCGGCGGCTACGACCGTCACCTGCGTCAGATGCGCCGACGCTATCCGGCCCGACGCAATGCACTGCTGGCAGCGTTGTCGCGGCACCTGCCCCAGGCGGAGGTTCTCGGTGCGGCCGCAGGCGTACACCTGACCGTGCGGTTCCCGGCCGGCTTCCCCATCGACGACCTGACCAGTCGCGCCGGCGAGTTACGCATCCGACTGGAGCCACTGGCCCCGTGCTACTCCGACCCCGCAACCGCGCCACCCGGGCTGATCCTGGGTTATGCCAACCTCACCGAGTCCCAGATCGCCACGGGCGTGCAGATACTCGGCGAGGTTGCGCGCTGA